GTCGTATCACCACGGCAGCGCTGGCCCGTCAGGTCGGTGTTTCGGAAGCCGCGCTCTATCGCCATTTTCCCAGCAAGGCCAAGATGTTCGAAGCACTGATCGAGTTTATCGAGCAGTCACTGTTCGAACGGGTCCAGCGCATTCTGGAAGAAGAAAGCGATTCCCAAACGCGTTGTCGACTGGTGCTTGCCCTGTTGCTGGGCTTTGCCGAAAAGAACCCCGGGCTATGTCGCCTGATGACCGGCGATGCCCTGAATGGCGAAAACGCCCGGTTGCGAGCCCGTGTGGCCCAGCTGTTTGATCGTCTGGAAACCCAGCTCAAGCAGGTATTGCGTGAAGCCCAGGCACGCCAGGAGTTTCAGCCGGTCATAACCATTACGGCGACTGCCAATCTGCTGATGGCGACTGTCGAAGGGCGCATTACCCAGTATGTGCGCAGCGATTATCAGCGCCACCCCACCGAGCACTGGGAAGATCAATGGCAGTTGCTGGCGCGTCATCTGCTCACCGGTCAGTCGGTTTCATCATCGACCAGCTAAGACGAGGCAACGATGAGCGGCAAGCATGAAAAGGGCCCGCTCCATTCGGAGCGGGCCCTTTTATAAACATCCGCAGACAACAACTCAGGCGAAGTCGTGCATTTCCTCGCCCATGGCCTGCTTGAGCTTCTTCATAGCGTTCTTCTCCAGCTGGCGAATACGCTCCGCCGAAACACCATAGACATCGGCCAGTTCATGCAGCGTCGATTTGTGCTCGGAGAGCCAGCGCCGCTGCAGTATATCGCGCGAACGCTCATCAAGCTGCATCAGTCCACCCTGCAGACGCCGCATGGAATCGGCTTCCCAATCGCTGTCCTCGAGTGAGCGTGCCGGATCAAAGCGCGAATCCTCGAGATACTGCGAAGGCGATTGATAGCTTTGCTCATCGTCATCGCCGGGGGTGGCATCAAAACCGGCATCGTAGGCCGAGAGACGACTTTCCATCTCACGAACGACCGACGGTTTGACGTCGAGATCGGAAGCGATGGCTTCGACCTCGTCATTATTGAGCCACGATAGCCGCTTCTTGGCGCTGCGAAGATTGAAGAACAGCTTGCGCTGCGCCTTGGTGGTCGCCACCTTGACGATACGCCAGTTGCGCAGCACGAATTCATGAATCTCGGCCTTGATCCAGTGTACGGCAAACGATACCAGACGCACGTTCTGTGCCGGATCGAACCGCTTGACGGCCTTCATCAGACCGACGTTGCCTTCCTGAATCAGATCCGCCTGCGGCAGACCGTAGCCCGAATAGCTTCGCGCGATATGCACCACGAAGCGCAGATGCGACATGACCAGCTGTCGCGCTGCTTCCAGATCGCCGTGATCATGCAGCTTCACGGCCAGCTCGTGCTCCTCCTCGGCGGAGAGCACGGGAATGCCATTGATCGCCTGAATATAGCCGTTGAGGTCATGCCCCGGCGAAAGATGACCAATAGGCTGAAGACTGGTGCTGGTGGTCATAGATACCCTGTGTTGTTTCCTTGAGACTCGACCCTGAACCACTCTATATATTTGGACCACTACCGTTGTATTCGGTTCCGGTAGCGGTCTTCACATGACACTGACAAATCGGTCGAGTACCCGGTTGATCGTATCAGCGCGGCCGAATCCCCGCCAGATGTCGATCTACTGCCAACCATGCCCCTATCAAGCCTAGCAGGGTACCACATGATAGCAAAAACATTGAGCCACCGAATCCCAGGGCCGGCAGGGTATAGTGGGTGCCAAAGCTTTGGGCGAGCGCATTGATCGGCGCTGACAGCCAGTGCCGGCCAATGAGCAGAAGCACCAGCGCCATGAAACCACCGCCCAGGCCATACCAGGCACCGCTATAGAGAAAGGGCCTGCGAACGAAGGCATGAGTGGCTCCTACCAGAGTCACCACCTCAATCTCCCGGCGCCGGCTCTCCACGGCCAGGCGCACCGTGTTGCCCACGACCAGCAGCACACCACAGGCAAACAGCACGCCCAGCGCGATAACCAGTCGCTGCCCCAGTTCTGCAAGCTGACGCAGTCTTTCCAGCCAGGCCATATCCAGGCGGGCACTATCGACCCCCCTGAGCTGGCTCAATCGATCCGCCAGCGCCTGTACCTGCTGTGGGTCGCGGGAATTCGGCTGGACCACGATAGTGGCCGGCAGCGGATTGTCATCAAGCAGGGAAAGGATATCCCCACTGCCCAGACGTTGCTGAAACTCCTGCAATCCGGCTGCTGCGGTGATCAATCGGGTGGAGATCACCCCATCCATGCTGCCGACCTGATCGGAAATATCCATCGCCTGCGACTCGGTGAGCTGCGGCGCAAGATACAGCGTCATCTGGGCGCTGTCATCGAGGTTGCGATCCAGCAGCGAGGCGCTGCTCAACAACAACCACAGGATGGCGGGCAGCATCAGCGCCACGGCGATGGCCAGCATCGTCATCAGGCTGGCCAGCGGGCGCTCGCGCAAGCGCCGGGCACTATCGACCGCCATCTGTGCATGGTGGCGACGCCACGCTCGCGAGCGGCTATCAATGCCCATCCGATGACCATGACGACGTGCGCCCCGACGCGATGGCAGATTCATGCCGCCTCCTCGTCACCGATCAGCCGTCCTTCGCGCAAGCGCAGAACCCGATGGCGCAGTCGGGCAATCAGAGCCAGATCATGGCTGGCAATCAGCACCGTGGTCCCGATGCGATTGAAGTCTTCAAACAGGCGCATGATATCGGCAGAGAGCTGGGGGTCGAGATTACCGGTCGGCTCATCGGCCATCAGCAGAGCCGGCTTGTTCACCACGGCCCGTGCGATACCCACCCGCTGCTGCTCACCGCCGGAGAGTTCGATCGGTAGTGCATTCTCGCGATGCAGCAGACCGATCTTGTCGAGCGCAGCGCGCACCCGACGGCGTGCATCTTCCGGCATGACGCCACGAATGATCAGCGGTAGAGCAACATTGTCAAAAACGGTGCGATCAAACAGCAGCTGGTGATCCTGATATACCACACCGATCTGGCGCCGATAGTAGGGAATCTGCGACACCGGCAGACGACCCAGATCATAACCGCCAACCGAGAGCTTACCCCGGGAGGGGCGCTCCAGGCAGGTGAGCAGGCGCAACACCGAACTCTTGCCGGCACCGGAATGACCGGTGAGAAAAACCATCTCACCTCGCTCGATGGTGAAGTTGAGATCGGCCAGCGCCTCGAAACGCCCACCATATCGCTTGCCCACATGCTCAAAGGCGATCATGGCCATGTTGAACTCCACCTGCTCACTGCATCACCCCATCTGCCACCAGTGCCACAGCCCTTACTCGCGCTCACGGGAGAACAGCGCGCCAACGAAGTCTCTGGCCTCGAACGGGCGCAGATCATCGAGCGTTTCACCCACGCCGATATAGCGAATGGGAATGCCCAGCTGCTTGGCTACCGCAAAGATAATGCCACCCTTGGCAGTACCATCCAGCTTGGTAAGCGTAATACCAGTGATCGGCACCGCTTCATGAAAGGTCTGTGCCTGGCTGATGGCATTCTGGCCAGTGCCGGCATCAAGCACCAGCATCACTTCATGCGGTGCCTGCTCGTCGAGCCGTGCCATTACTCGCTGTACCTTCTTGAGCTCCTCCATCAGCGGCCCCTTGTTCTGCAGCCGCCCGGCGGTATCGGCAATCAGTACATCGATACCACGCGCCTTCGCGGAAGAGAGCGCATCATAAATCACCGAAGCGCTGTCGGCGCCGGTGTGCTGAGCCACAACCGGCACTTCGTTGCGCTCGCCCCACACCTTGAGCTGTTCAACTGCAGCAGCACGGAAGGTATCCCCCGCCGCCAGCATTACACTGCGGCCCTGGCGCTGGAAGCGCTGGGTGAGCTTGCCGATGGTGGTGGTCTTGCCCACACCATTGACCCCGACCATCAGAATCACGAACGGGCCCTCGCCCTTTGGCGGCAGCTTCAGGGTTTTTGCCACCGGCTCAAGCATATTCGACAGTTCTTCCTGCAGCGCCTCGTAGAGGGCTTCAACGTTCTTCAGCTCGCGCCGCGAAATACGCGCTTCGAGATTGGTCATGATCTCGGTGGTCGCCTCGACCCCGACGTCAGCCAGCAGCAACTGGGTCTCGAGCTCTTCCAGCAGATCGTCATCAATCTCCTTGTGGCCCAGCAGCAGCGTCGAGAGATTATCGGTCAGATTGGCGCGGGTCTTGCCCAGCCCCTGACGCATTCGCCTGAGCCACCCCTGCTTGCGCGGCGCGCTTTG
This DNA window, taken from Kushneria phosphatilytica, encodes the following:
- the slmA gene encoding nucleoid occlusion factor SlmA; translation: MTQANPRPKRRDQILQALAHMLEEDRGRRITTAALARQVGVSEAALYRHFPSKAKMFEALIEFIEQSLFERVQRILEEESDSQTRCRLVLALLLGFAEKNPGLCRLMTGDALNGENARLRARVAQLFDRLETQLKQVLREAQARQEFQPVITITATANLLMATVEGRITQYVRSDYQRHPTEHWEDQWQLLARHLLTGQSVSSSTS
- the rpoH gene encoding RNA polymerase sigma factor RpoH codes for the protein MTTSTSLQPIGHLSPGHDLNGYIQAINGIPVLSAEEEHELAVKLHDHGDLEAARQLVMSHLRFVVHIARSYSGYGLPQADLIQEGNVGLMKAVKRFDPAQNVRLVSFAVHWIKAEIHEFVLRNWRIVKVATTKAQRKLFFNLRSAKKRLSWLNNDEVEAIASDLDVKPSVVREMESRLSAYDAGFDATPGDDDEQSYQSPSQYLEDSRFDPARSLEDSDWEADSMRRLQGGLMQLDERSRDILQRRWLSEHKSTLHELADVYGVSAERIRQLEKNAMKKLKQAMGEEMHDFA
- the ftsE gene encoding cell division ATP-binding protein FtsE, with translation MIAFEHVGKRYGGRFEALADLNFTIERGEMVFLTGHSGAGKSSVLRLLTCLERPSRGKLSVGGYDLGRLPVSQIPYYRRQIGVVYQDHQLLFDRTVFDNVALPLIIRGVMPEDARRRVRAALDKIGLLHRENALPIELSGGEQQRVGIARAVVNKPALLMADEPTGNLDPQLSADIMRLFEDFNRIGTTVLIASHDLALIARLRHRVLRLREGRLIGDEEAA
- the ftsY gene encoding signal recognition particle-docking protein FtsY — protein: MFGFLKRRKHNQPPRDEEQTAHPSDEERSDAPAESDEQSAPEEVSARQQPVEEHIGEDAVEDESAVAEPEQDDTSGDEKERYQQTRSDEARDRSADIPEPQEAAPEPAPGLQPAPEDVAASEDVGVASTADAPSSTAEPALRPGERRSGKPRDDEIEVGPETADDAQSAPRKQGWLRRMRQGLGKTRANLTDNLSTLLLGHKEIDDDLLEELETQLLLADVGVEATTEIMTNLEARISRRELKNVEALYEALQEELSNMLEPVAKTLKLPPKGEGPFVILMVGVNGVGKTTTIGKLTQRFQRQGRSVMLAAGDTFRAAAVEQLKVWGERNEVPVVAQHTGADSASVIYDALSSAKARGIDVLIADTAGRLQNKGPLMEELKKVQRVMARLDEQAPHEVMLVLDAGTGQNAISQAQTFHEAVPITGITLTKLDGTAKGGIIFAVAKQLGIPIRYIGVGETLDDLRPFEARDFVGALFSRERE
- the ftsX gene encoding permease-like cell division protein FtsX, coding for MNLPSRRGARRHGHRMGIDSRSRAWRRHHAQMAVDSARRLRERPLASLMTMLAIAVALMLPAILWLLLSSASLLDRNLDDSAQMTLYLAPQLTESQAMDISDQVGSMDGVISTRLITAAAGLQEFQQRLGSGDILSLLDDNPLPATIVVQPNSRDPQQVQALADRLSQLRGVDSARLDMAWLERLRQLAELGQRLVIALGVLFACGVLLVVGNTVRLAVESRRREIEVVTLVGATHAFVRRPFLYSGAWYGLGGGFMALVLLLIGRHWLSAPINALAQSFGTHYTLPALGFGGSMFLLSCGTLLGLIGAWLAVDRHLAGIRPR